In the genome of Deltaproteobacteria bacterium, one region contains:
- a CDS encoding response regulator, with translation MKKKILIADDNRLLRKFLSTHLERAGHQVRTAEDGLAALDVLSEFAPDVMFVDLFMPKIDGDKLCQIVRAREDLKDCYLVILSAGIAETGKDYTKIGANACIAKGSFSNMAKNVLAAVNASDARVREDEPRSIMGLDAVYSRQLTKELISRNRHLETILESMTEGFLEIYSDRVVYANAAAVQMFEVSLEHLLYAYPPDLFEGGAKPFVEKMVHKPDDMDNTKDETFDLHSRKVNIKSFPLEGEPDTSIIILSDVTEQKRLEQKLQQAKKMEAVGTLAGGVAHDFNNLLMGIQGNISLMMLDLKPGDTHFEEVASIERCVDSAARLTKQLLGFARGGKYVIKSTSLNEMIEKLKRMFERTNRNIRFQEKYQEGLWSVEVDQGQIEQVMMNLLMNACQAMPQSGILRIKTENVTLNPSFVKSFDVEPGKYVKISVIDTGHGMDPAIRQRIFEPFFTTKNVGEGSGMGLASAFGIVKNHHGIIECLSVKGKGTTFNVYLPVSPAEAGDSVRADSGPQAGSTTILLVDDEDIIINVDKKLLEELGYNVLTAEDGAAALKIFDAHHSRIDLVLLDIIMPDMSGEEVYTRMKRIDPDVRVLLSSGYSIDWKARKMIEEGCRGFIQKPFKIQHLSHRIRDILSS, from the coding sequence ATGAAAAAGAAAATACTCATCGCCGACGACAACCGCCTGCTAAGAAAATTCCTTTCCACCCACCTGGAACGGGCCGGTCACCAGGTGCGAACGGCCGAGGACGGTCTTGCCGCACTGGATGTACTTTCAGAGTTTGCCCCCGATGTCATGTTTGTCGACCTCTTCATGCCGAAAATCGACGGGGACAAACTTTGCCAGATCGTGCGCGCAAGAGAAGACCTCAAAGACTGTTATCTGGTCATTCTATCGGCCGGAATCGCAGAAACAGGGAAAGACTATACCAAAATCGGCGCCAATGCATGTATTGCCAAGGGCTCCTTCAGCAATATGGCCAAAAACGTCCTGGCAGCGGTCAACGCCTCCGACGCGCGGGTCCGGGAGGATGAGCCTCGATCGATCATGGGCCTGGATGCCGTCTATTCGAGGCAGCTGACCAAGGAGCTCATTTCACGCAACCGCCACCTGGAAACCATCCTTGAAAGCATGACCGAGGGATTTCTCGAAATATACTCGGATCGCGTTGTATATGCCAACGCAGCCGCGGTGCAGATGTTCGAAGTCAGCCTTGAACATCTCCTGTATGCTTATCCGCCCGACCTGTTCGAGGGAGGCGCCAAACCGTTTGTCGAAAAAATGGTCCACAAGCCGGATGACATGGACAACACCAAGGATGAAACCTTCGATCTGCACAGTAGAAAGGTGAACATTAAAAGCTTTCCTTTGGAGGGTGAACCCGACACCAGCATTATCATTCTCTCCGATGTCACCGAACAGAAGCGCCTTGAACAGAAACTCCAACAGGCCAAAAAGATGGAAGCAGTCGGCACGCTTGCCGGCGGGGTGGCGCATGACTTCAACAACCTGCTCATGGGGATTCAGGGCAATATTTCATTGATGATGCTCGACCTCAAACCCGGAGACACCCATTTCGAAGAGGTTGCCAGTATCGAAAGGTGCGTCGACAGTGCCGCCAGGTTGACCAAACAGCTGCTGGGGTTTGCCCGCGGCGGCAAATACGTGATAAAGTCCACCAGCCTCAACGAAATGATCGAAAAGTTAAAGCGGATGTTTGAAAGAACCAACAGAAACATCCGCTTCCAGGAAAAATATCAGGAAGGCCTGTGGTCCGTCGAGGTCGATCAGGGGCAGATCGAACAGGTGATGATGAACCTGCTCATGAACGCCTGCCAGGCCATGCCCCAAAGCGGAATCCTGCGGATAAAAACGGAAAATGTCACCCTGAACCCATCATTTGTCAAATCCTTCGACGTCGAACCCGGAAAATATGTAAAAATTTCCGTCATCGACACCGGCCACGGCATGGATCCCGCGATACGGCAGCGAATTTTCGAACCTTTTTTTACCACCAAAAATGTCGGCGAGGGCTCCGGAATGGGGCTTGCCTCGGCCTTCGGTATCGTGAAAAATCACCATGGCATCATTGAATGCCTCAGCGTCAAAGGCAAAGGGACCACCTTCAACGTGTACCTCCCCGTATCCCCTGCGGAAGCCGGCGATAGCGTCAGAGCCGATAGCGGGCCCCAAGCGGGATCGACCACCATCCTGCTGGTCGACGACGAAGACATCATTATCAACGTCGATAAAAAGCTGCTCGAAGAACTGGGCTACAATGTGTTGACTGCCGAAGATGGAGCTGCCGCCCTGAAAATTTTCGATGCCCACCATTCACGGATCGATCTCGTTCTGCTGGACATCATCATGCCCGACATGAGTGGTGAGGAGGTTTACACCCGCATGAAACGGATAGATCCGGATGTCAGGGTTCTGCTGTCGAGCGGCTACAGCATCGATTGGAAAGCCAGAAAAATGATTGAAGAAGGCTGCCGCGGCTTTATCCAAAAACCATTCAAAATACAGCATCTCTCCCACAGGATCAGAGATATCTTATCATCTTGA
- a CDS encoding integration host factor subunit alpha, with protein MALTKSDIVTKVHALGFTQKKAVDTIESLLEIIKTTLARGDDVLVSGFGKFCVKEKNQRRGRNPATGSDLLLRERKVVTFKCSGKLRDRVNS; from the coding sequence ATGGCGTTAACCAAAAGCGACATCGTGACAAAAGTTCATGCACTGGGGTTTACTCAGAAAAAGGCCGTGGACACCATCGAGTCTTTATTGGAGATTATCAAGACGACGCTGGCCCGGGGGGATGATGTGCTGGTATCGGGTTTCGGAAAATTTTGCGTAAAGGAAAAAAATCAGCGGCGCGGCAGAAACCCGGCTACCGGTTCGGACCTGCTCCTCAGGGAGAGGAAAGTCGTTACGTTCAAATGTTCCGGCAAACTGAGAGACAGGGTCAACAGCTAA